The nucleotide sequence TCTCCGACTTGGTGAACAAAGCAAGGGTGGTGGAGGAGTATGCCAAGACTGTAGCGGCATCCAAGGATACTCATGGAGGAAATACTAGCAAGGGACGTGGCAAATATTTTCATTCGAGGGGTCAAAGCTTCaagagaggaggatatgcgcCTCAAGGACAATGATGCTTCAGAAAGAACACTCATGATCAGTTTCAACGTGGCAAAGGGAGAAAAATCAGAGTAAGAATTCTTTGGATTTGACTTGTGTGCGTTGTGGGCGTTTTCATCCATATGACTCATGCAAGGTTGGTTTAGGTGGTTGCTTCAACTGTGCGTTGCGTGGCCACATTGCGAGGGATTGCACTCGTAGGAGGAACCCGACTGCAGGTCAGAGTCAGCATTAGGGTCGAGTTTTTGCTGTGAATGCTAAGGATTCTTCTAAGGCAGATCCGTTGATGAGAGGTATTTGTTTATTTGGTGATAAGACTTTAATTGCATTATATGATACTAGAGCATCACATTCGTTTATCTCGTTTGCTAAAGTTGAGGAACTAGGTTTGAAAGTGTCAGAGTTAGCATTTGATCTGCATGTACATACTCTGCATCAGATGGTTATGACTAGGTCAGGGTGTAggcaagtaggtttcaagcttgagggtagagaCTTTGTGCATGACTTGATCTGTTTGCCAATGATTGGAttggagatgattttggggtttgatttGTTGTCGAAAAATCGagttttgttggattgctttgagcgGTCAATTCGATTTATGCCGGAAGGAGAAAATGGAGCAGTGGTAGCTGCGGGGTATTACCTGAACTCTGTGATGGTGCACTGTAGTGGAGAAGAGTGTCCAGGTTATATTCTGTTGGCTGCGAACAGGTTGAGTGATAATCAGGAACTAGATCAAATTCCGGTAGTTAGAGACTTTCCAGAGGTATTCCCGGAAGATATTCCTGAATTACCACCTCAAATGGAGATTGAATTTGCGATTGAATTGGTGCCGGTAGGGGTGTTCGcgatgcggtttggttcggtttttgagagaaaagtcatccgatccaatcCTTTAATTAAagtgcggttcggtttggttcggtttttttctCAAagccatccgaaccaaaccaaaccaattaaatttggtttggtttggttcggtttgttcggttttttcaatcaattcaaaaaaatactaccatactatttcacaaagttataacattgaaatcgacaaacacaaatacacaatagctaacaatagtaataataataataataataatagtaataataataataatatagcacTAGTAGAAAAGTATTTTAATCTAGTTATACATTCTAATAGTTATACATTCTAATAATAAAGAGTTATTGAGATGAATGGATTAATAGCAAGGTAACAATGTATCAGAATTGAATATATAGATATCATGAATCAAGAGGAATGGAGTAAGTATAACAGACATAGAGATGAATGGATTAATAGAAGGGTAACAATGTATCAGAATTGAATAAAACCATGGGGATATTCACGTACAACTTTAATCAAACTTCTTTTCAATAACATAGATTATAAATTAACCGTTCATGTTTCTATCAATCCAGCATTCCAGCTCCCTTCACTGAAATTGTAAGCCTTAAAATTCACTAACTTGGTCACCATCCTTGATGCCATAATCTCTAAGATAAGTTGTTTCAATGACAAGCTTACGTCCTTCATAACATAAGCAAAATTGCCCTCAAACATGAGCCCTACAATTCAAAAATCAATGGAAATATAATAAATCAGCTAACAGACTACACCATAACACCACCTTCTGCTCAAAGAagatattatattaaaaattacACTTGACATCTAGTATAATTGAATAATTGAAGATTAGAGAGTGACTTGTTCCAACAATATTCTCTTCAaaattttgggtttttagggcttttgattaagtgagtttttataattttggatgtttaggttcactctaatccttgcttagcattgaaTTTTGGCTTTCAAAGCTGTTGGAAAAGATAAGAGGCATCAAACCCTTGTGAGATTATATTTATATTGAGGCCTAGGTTGACTTGTGATGGTTTATGTACATATAGCTTGAATAATTGTGAGTTGGAGGCCTTTGGTGAGTGTTGGTGGCTTGGATTGTATTGGAAAGCTTGTTGGTGATCATTGTTGTGCTCATTTTGGGTTAAGGGcatattggaaatcggccaaggtatggtttcgattttctctatgtagtatataatattcatggacacttagactagtgacctataggataggtttgaattataATGGTTCATGAGTTGTTGAATGCtgatgtatgatgatttattATGGATTGATGatgatatgatgatgatgattgattttgTGAATTGAAAAGTGAATGGTGATAATATGTGTGATGTTGATATTGATGAAATGGTAATGTGGTTGGAAAATGTGAAAGAGAATTGATTAGAATGTGATATATGTGATATATTGATGTTGAGATGGCGGATGATGAAATGTGAAGGAAAATGTCGTAAGATTGATGTAATATGATACAAAGGGTAGACTTTGgtgagaaatggagtttggaatggtttggtaTGATTTTGGTTGTGTTTTACAAGAAAATTGTGGAAATTGTGTATTTTAGGAAAAAAGAAATTTTAGTGaattttgtctgatcataacttttgccccgattttcaaaattgattaaaaattttttagaattgaAGTTTATTGAAAACTCTTCGAATCGAtgtaaattttgtaaaatttgaaattttgtagaggaagttatgatcattcaaagattggtgtaaaaatatgaaattctgtAAAATTACAGAATTTTCttatttctggtatgtgcgcacgcacagccttgtgcgtacgcacaaccctgcacaattttgtgcgcacgcacaggcagggaagggCGTGCTGTTTGCAGCGCTAGTACAGCTTGTGCACACACCAATGAGaaattgcaacctgtgcgtacacacaggcctgtgcgcacgcacacgttgggaaggtcagtctgttggggatgctagcacagcttgtgtgaGTGAACAGACTTGTGAATTTtcatacctgtgcgtacgcatacttttaaaaatcttcctgggcatgcgcacgcacacccctgtgcagacgcacacgccctgtttctcaaatttaactttgttttcaactatttcaccttcctaaCAAGATTCTAAGCTTCTATGACACCATTTTGAGACTTTTGGGCTAAATTTTGGGTATGAGAACATGGGAAATAATCTAAGGGTTTTAGTTGatgatttttatgaaaaattagaaaactgAGGATTAGGTCTCGGATGTACTGAGGGTGGTTTGATGGTATgtgaaggatgattgatatatgagatgagaaaTGAGGAACTATTGAGTTTAGAATTGAAAGGTGAAtttacagtggttgagatgagtcgaagactctgaatgagatgatggatccatgtatactgaaaatgttttctgaaaaaccacTGAAGTACTGATTTgtactgagattatgagacggtatgcgcccggcagggacgacagttggatcccgcctgtcgagttagcggcggcggcgtaagggcggtggttcgtcccgcttgacttgagatgtgaggtctgaggcaagagtatcccgttcgcatcccttcggatctatagagcgtgcaggcgcaaaACCCAGGACAATGAttcgagcactatatctcgggggttttcaatgatgattccgaagggtgacatctccatggagatgtgtcgggttggcagttgaactgacgatgtgatatcacagccagtaggacaggcattcatcatgtgcattttctatctatttgtatgctttgactacttgtaatggcttgcctatttgtataacatgcctatttgctattTGAATTTATTTGCCTTACATGccaatacttgtgttttacttgcattgtatattatctgtgttttctttgggattgaggaggttcggaaggcggtggcgatgggattgcatggaggatcagttggtgaaggctgtgggatagcgatgtttggttagaatagaaatcccttgAGATAGAATACCCTGTTTATTTATGCTAAGGTTTATATATACATgctttattgttttagttatACCTTAAGAATGAGATCTTGTGATGggtatggagcttaggattgcctttggcgtcccagggtcttatatcctacatcattgggcactgttaccatactgagaaccttcggttcttataccatatttctgttgtgtttttcagatacaggtcgcaacccacctcggtgagttgcttagatggtgacagaagcggaggatccggataCCTTTTTAgagtcttttttatttattttgcttatACATCTCTCATTTTGTATTTCGTTTTAGAGGAatgtattgagagaacaaaacttgtataagctatttttactgtctggtttcatgtatggtctgtatatggctagccggcttaaacttcgCGAGCTGTGGCTAGATTCTTGTGATATTACACTATTATCTTTTGCTATATCTTGTCTatatcttgtgccttaagttagtagcttcgatAGTACGTTTGTGCTTTTCAAATCCTGTCTTTGAGTTATATCCTtaatcgggcttctagattatattattttcttctatatattatatgtatgagcttagaactgtcgtaacctttgattagcttttctttacgacgcgaggtaaagtttaagctaattagggtgttacatttagtggtatcagagcagttcgtcctcgtaaGCCTAAGgaatggaccgattgtgctttattgcatactctgtgtgtctttttctttgatgctattaggttatctgttTGATATTCCATAGCATgtttgtttgtgagtgcctgtttgggataattgaagcactaggcttttgatattgagactgatcaccttgatatcgattgtttggtgcagACAGGAATCCTAATGGCCACTCGTGGACGAGGTCGATCCCGTTCACGAGAAAGTAGGAATGCGCAACCGGCTGACAACCATGCCGAATTCATGGCAACTATGGCCTAATCTGGCAAACACCATGGAAGCTAATACTGATGTGACTCTGCAAGCTTTGCAGAGATTGGGCCAACCGGCCGGGAACGGAAACAGGAATGGTAATGGGAATGCTGCGGAAAATGGCGATAACACGGGTGGTGTTCCGATGACCTTGGCGATGTTCCTCAAGGTTCATCCACCAATTTTCTGAGGATCAACCAATCCTACCGAAGTGGACaactggtttcaggccatggagcatGCTTTACATGCACATCACATTCCAAATAATCAGtatgttgaatttgctgcttatCAGGTGGTAGGAGAGGCCCAGCACTGGTGGCAAGCAGAGTGCCGCTTGCTATAGCTCCAGAATGATGATGTCCTTTGGGATTTATTTCAGACGGCCTtctataagaagtattttcctgagtctgcaagggaagcgaaggagatggaactgatgcagctgaagcaaggtttccTGTCTGTGGGTGATTACACCAGCAAGTTTGAGGAGCTTTGTAGGTTTTCAAGGGTGTGCCAAGGTGCCCCGGAGACTTATGAGAGCTGGAAGTGTATCAAGTACCAGAGGAGTTTGAAGGATAGCattatgactgctgtggctcctatggagCTCCGTGTCTTCTCCGACTTGGTGAACAAAGCAAGGGTGGTGGAGGAGTATGCCAAGACTGTAGCGGCATCCAAGGATACTCATGGAGGAAATACTAGCAAGGGACGTGGCAAATATTTTCATTCGAGGGGTCAAAGCTTCaagagaggaggatatgcgcCTCAAGGACAATGATGCTTCAGAAAGAACACTCATGATCAGTTTCAACGTGGCAAAGGGAGAAAAATCAGAGTAAGAATTCTTTGGATTTGACTTGTGTGCGTTGTGGGCGTTTTCATCCATATGACTCATGCAAGGTTGGTTTAGGTGGTTGCTTCAACTGTGCGTTGCGTGGCCACATTGCGAGGGATTGCACTCGTAGGAGGAACCCGACTGCAGGTCAGAGTCAGCATTAGGGTCGAGTTTTTGCTGTGAATGCTAAGGATTCTTCTAAGGCAGATCCGTTGATGAGAGGTATTTGTTTATTTGGTGATAAGACTTTAATTGCATTATATGATACTAGAGCATCACATTCGTTTATCTCGTTTGCTAAAGTTGAGGAACTAGGTTTGAAAGTGTCAGAGTTAGCATTTGATCTGCATGTACATACTCTGCATCAGATGGTTATGACTAGGTCAGGGTGTAggcaagtaggtttcaagcttgagggtagagaCTTTGTGCATGACTTGATCTGTTTGCCAATGATTGGAttggagatgattttggggtttgatttGTTGTCGAAAAATCGagttttgttggattgctttgagcgGTCAATTCGATTTATGCCGGAAGGAGAAAATGGAGCAGTGGTAGCTGCGGGGTATTACCTGAACTCTGTGATGGTGCACTGTAGTGGAGAAGAGTGTCCAGGTTATATTCTGTTGGCTGCGAACAGGTTGAGTGATAATCAGGAACTAGATCAAATTCCGGTAGTTAGAGACTTTCCAGAGGTATTCCCGGAAGATATTCCTGAATTACCACCTCAAATGGAGATTGAATTTGCGATTGAATTGGTGCCGGTAGGGGTGTTCGcgatgcggtttggttcggtttttgagagaaaagtcatccgatccaatcCTTTAATTAAagtgcggttcggtttggttcggtttttttctCAAagccatccgaaccaaaccaaaccaattaaatttggtttggtttggttcggtttgttcggttttttcaatcaattcaaaaaaatactaccatactatttcacaaagttataacattgaaatcgacaaacacaaatacacaatagctaacaatagtaataataataataataataatagtaataataataataatatagcacTAGTAGAAAAGTATTTTAATCTAGTTATACATTCTAATAAATAGTTATAATAATAAAGAGACATTGAGATGAATGGATTAATAGCAAGGTAACAATGTATCAGAATTGAATATATAGATATCATTAGTAATTAGTAATGGAGTAAGTACAACTGACATTGAGATGAATGGATTAATAGCAGGGTAACAATGTAtcataattgaataaaattatGGGGATATTCACATACAACTTTAATCAAACTTCTTTTCAATAACAGATTATAAATTAACCGTTCATGTTTCTATCAATCCAGCATTCCAGCTCCCCTCACTGAAATTGTAAGCCTTAAAATTCATTAACCTGGTCACCATCCTTGATGCCATAATCTCTAAGATAAGTTGTTTCAATGACAAGCTTACGTCCTTCATAACATAAGCAAAATTGCCCCCAAACATGAGCCCTACAATTCAAAAATCAATGGAAATATAATAAATCAGCTAACAGACTACACCATAACACCACCTTCTGCTCAAAGAagatattatattaaaaattacACTTGACATCTAGTATAATTGAATAATTGAAGATCAAAGAGTGACTTGTTCCAACAATATTCCAGCATCATGGTCATTGTCATATCAAAATTCATCATAAATCACATAATACTTCACATCAGAATAACATATCAACTCTCAAGTCTCAACAGATTTAAAAATTATAACACAAGAAAGTAATTCAGTAATTCAACAGAACAACAACAATACCAGAACAACAATTCAGTAATTTAGTAATTCACTTCAAAATTAATTCAGTAATTTGATAGAATAGCAAAACAAAACAAATCAGAAACAGTTGAAGCAATTAGAAAGGAACAACAAACAGAACAACAATTTCAGTCAAGTTACATACCTGAGGGTGGTGGTGGGTGCGACTTGCAAGGGTGGTGCCGAGCTGCTGGGCGCTGGGCGCTGGGCGCTGGCTGTGGCTAGCTGTGTGCTGCTCTGTCCGCGAGCAGGTCCTGGGTGGGAGCAGTGGAAGGGCGGCGATGGGAAGAAGGTCGGCGGCAGCTGCGAGGTAGTGGGAGGAGGTCTCTCACCAGCGATGGATGGTGCAGAGAGCGAGGCTATGAGACTTAGGGAGTAGGGAGAGAGGGGCTAGGGTTCGTTTGGGGGTGGGTGGTGGTGTTATCCTGGCTGTTGGGTCAGTGGGTCAGTGGCGTTATCCTGCGACAGCTTCGTGTTCGTGGTGCACCGGCGGTGGGGGATCTCTGCTCTGTCTGCGAAGAGGAAGGCTTCGACATTGGGACTTCGGAGGAAGGCTTCGAGGTGGTGGGAGGGACGTTGGTGCCGCCGGCCTCGAGACTTAAGGACGTGGTTCGGTGGGTGGCTGGCTCCGTGGCTGGGTGGTGGGTGCGCAGTGGGCGAGATTTGGAGAAGAGGGAGGCTGGATTAGGTTTCGAATTGGGGGTTAGGGTTAGGGAAGCGCAGCGCTGCAGCAGTAGCACAGTAGCACTCGTTTGGGGAGAAGGGGGGTTTAGGGGGTGGGGTTGgtaatttttagtgtttttgttAAAccagttcggttcggttcggttagggTTTTCATGGTAagaaccgaaaaccgaaccgaaccgcacaaaaaatagaaaaattaatttttttcgattttttcagTTTTTGGTTTATTCGGTTTTCGGTTATTTCGGTTCGGTTCGTCGATTTAGTTTGGTCCGGATCGATTTTGAACACCCCTAGGTGCCGGGAGCCGGACCAGTGTCGATTGTGCCGTATAGGATGGCACCGATAGAGCTGGCTGAACTAAAGGCTCAGTTGGAGGAGCTTCTGaataagaggttcattcgaccgagtgtatcaCCGTGGGGAGTGCCCATTTTGTTGGTAAAAAGAAGGATGGAGGGATGCGACTGTGTGTGGATTACCAGTAGTTAaacaaagtgactgtgaagaacaagtatccgctgccaaggatagatgacttgatggatcaactACAAGGAGCCAGAGTATTTTCAAAGATcgatttgagatccggttaccatcaAATAAGGGTGAAAGAGGATGATATCCCTAAGACTGCGTTTAGGATGCGCTATGGACAATACGAGTTTGCGGTTATGTCttttgggttaacgaatgcacctgctgttttcatggattacatgaacaaagtctttcgtccctttttggacaaattcgtggtggttttcatagacgaCATTTTGGTTTACTCTAAGACGGCAAAGGAGCATGAGGAAcacttgaggattgtgttgcaaatcttAAAGGAGCAAAAATTGTATGCTAAGTTGTCGAAGTGTGAATTTTGTAAGGAGGAAGTGAAGTTCTTAGGTCATGTGGTGAGCAAAGTGGGAATAGCGGTGGATCCTTTGAAGGTAGAAGCGGTAATTGAATGGGAAAGACCAACGATGGTGATGAAAGTCTGAAGCTTCTTAGGCTTAGCCGGATATTTTCGGAGATTTATTGTAGGATTTTCCTGGATTGCACTACCGATGACCAAATTAACAAGGAAAGAGGTGCCGTTTGTATGGAGCTCGGAGTGTGAAGAGAGTTTTCAAACTTTGAAGCAAAAGTTAACTTCAGCGCCAGTTTTTATTTTGCCGGAACCGCATGAACCATTTGAAGTATATTGTGATGCGTCAttgaagggtttgggttgcgtCTTGATGCAACATCGGAATGTAGTGGCTTATgcatcgcgtcagctgagaccgcatgaggtaaattatccaactcatgacttggaattagcggcgattgtgtttgcattgaagatttggagacaccacttATATGGAGTGAGGTTTAGcatcttttctgatcataagagtctcaagtacatctttgatcagaaagagcttaatatgcgtcAAAGGAGATGGATGGAGTTGCTTAAGGACTACGATTTTGAACTGAGTAGAAAAACATTCTAATCTAGTTATACATTCTAATAGTTATACATTGTAATAATAAAGAGACATTGAGATGAATGGATTAATAGCAAGGTAACAATGTATCAGAATTGAATATATAGATATCATTAGTAAAGAGGAATGGAGTAAGTACAACTGACATTGAGATGAATGGATTAATAGCAGGGTAACAATGTAtcataattgaataaaattatGGGGATATTCACATACAACTTTAATCAAACTTCTTTTCAATAACAGATTATAAATTAACCGTTCATGTTTCTATCAATCCAGCATTCCAGCTCCCCTCACTGAAATTGTAAGCCTTAAAATTCATTAACCTGGTCACCATCCTTGATGCCATAATCTCTAAGATAAGTTGTTTCAATGACAAGCTTACGTCCTTCATAACATAAGCAAAATTGCCCCCAAATATGAGCCTTACAATTCAAAAATCAATGGAAATATAATAAATCAGCTAACAAATTATGATAATCTGGTAAATTAACTACACCATAACACCACCTTCTGCTTAAAGAAGATATTATATTGGAACTTACACTTGACATCTAGTATAATTGAATAATTGAAGATCAAAGAGTGACTTGTTCCAACAATATTCCAGCATCATGGTCATTGTCATATCAAAATTCATCATAAATCACATAATACTTCACATCAGAATAACATATCAACTCTCAAGTCTCAACAGATTTAAAAATTATAACACAAGAAAGTAATTCAGTAATTCAACAGAACAACAACAATACCAGAACAACAATTCAGTAATTTAGTAATTCACTTCAAAATTAATTCAGTAATTTGATAGAATAGCAAAACAAAACAAATCAGAAACAGTTGAAGCAATTAGAAAGGAACAACAAACAGAACAACAATTTCAGTCAAGTTACATACCTGAGGGTGGTGGTGGGTGCGACTTGCAAGGGTGGTGCCGAGCTGCTGGGCGCTGGGCGCTGGCTGTGGCTGGCTGTGTGCTGCTCTGTCCGCGAGCAGGTCCTGGGTGGGAGCAGTGGAAGGGCGGCGATGGGAAGAAGGTCGGCGGCAGCTGCGAGGTAGTGGGAGGAGGTCTCTCACCAGCGATGGATGGTGCAGAGAGCGAGGCTATGAGACTTAGGGAGTAGGGAGAGAGGGGCTAGGGTTCGTTTGGGGGTAGGTGGTAGTGTTATCCTGGCTGTTGGGTCAGTGGGTCAGTGGCGTTATCCTGCGACAGCTTCGTGTTCGTGGTGCACCGGCGGTGGGGGATCTCTGCTCTGTCTGCGAAGAGGAAGGCTTCGACATTGGGACTTCGGAGGAAGGCTTCGAGGTGGTGGGAGGGACGTTGGTGCCGCCGGCCTCGAGACTTAAGGACGTGGTTCGGTGGGTGGCTGGCTCCGTGGCTGGGTGGTGGGTGCGCAGTGGGCGAGATTTGGAGAAGAGGGAGGCTGGATTAGGTTTCGAATTGGGGGTTAGGGTTAGGGAAGCGCAGCGCTGCAGCAGTAGCACAGTAGCACTCGTTTGGGGAGAAGGGGGGTTTAGGGGGTGGGGTTGgtaatttttagtgtttttgttAAAccagttcggttcggttcggttagggTTTT is from Arachis ipaensis cultivar K30076 chromosome B01, Araip1.1, whole genome shotgun sequence and encodes:
- the LOC107648108 gene encoding uncharacterized protein LOC107648108 translates to MRGICLFGDKTLIALYDTRASHSFISFAKVEELGLKVSELAFDLHVHTLHQMVMTRSGCRQVGFKLEGRDFVHDLICLPMIGLEMILGFDLLSKNRVLLDCFERSIRFMPEGENGAVVAAGYYLNSVMVHCSGEECPGYILLAANRLSDNQELDQIPVVRDFPEVFPEDIPELPPQMEIEFAIELVPVGVFAMRFGSTGILMATRGRGRSRSRESRNAQPADNHAEFMATMA
- the LOC110265505 gene encoding uncharacterized protein LOC110265505 translates to MRGICLFGDKTLIALYDTRASHSFISFAKVEELGLKVSELAFDLHVHTLHQMVMTRSGCRQVGFKLEGRDFVHDLICLPMIGLEMILGFDLLSKNRVLLDCFERSIRFMPEGENGAVVAAGYYLNSVMVHCSGEECPGYILLAANRLSDNQELDQIPVVRDFPEVFPEDIPELPPQMEIEFAIELVPVGVFAMRYNNKETLR